A window of Mus pahari chromosome 7, PAHARI_EIJ_v1.1, whole genome shotgun sequence contains these coding sequences:
- the Eapp gene encoding E2F-associated phosphoprotein yields MNRLQDDYDPYAVEEPSDEEPALSSSEDEVDVLLHGTPDQKRKLIRECLTGESESSSEDEFEKEMEAELKSTMKTMEDKLSSLGTGSSSGVAKVGGVTAKFYDEIYFDSDSEGEDKAVTKKKKKKQHRIPTNDELLYDPEKDSRDQAWVDAKRRGYHAFGLQRPHQKQQPVPNSDAVLNCPACMTTLCLDCQRHESYKTQYRAMFVMNCSINREEVLRYKNPENRRKRRSAKKMKSSPEDPTEREAEEIYHPVMCTECSTEVAVYDKDEVFHFFNVLASHS; encoded by the exons ATGAACCGACTCCAGGATGACTATGACCCGTACGCGGTGGAAGAGCCGAGCGACGAGGAGCCAGCTCTGAGCAG TTCTGAAGATGAAGTGGATGTGCTTTTACATGGAACCCCAGACCAAAAACGAAAACTCATCCGGGAATGTCTTACTGGAGAGAGTGAATCATCAAGTgaagatgaatttgagaaagaaatggaggctGAACTAAAGTCCACCATGAAGACAATGGAGGACAAGTTATCCTCACTGGGAACAG GGTCTTCTTCAGGAGTTGCCAAAGTGGGAGGAGTTACAGCCAAGTTCTATGATGAGATATATTTTGATTCTGATTCTGAGGGTGAAGACAAAGCAG TgaccaagaaaaagaagaagaaacaacacaGGATTCCAACAAACGATGAGCTGCTGTACGACCCTGAGAAAGATAGCAGAGACCAGGCCTGGGTTGATGCCAAGAGGAGGGG ttaTCATGCTTTTGGATTGCAAAGACCACATCAGAAACAACAGCCTGTTCCAAACAGTGATGCTGTTCTGAATTGCCCAGCCTGTATGACGACATTGTGCCTTGATTGCCAGAG gCATGAATCCTACAAGACGCAGTACAGGGCAATGTTTGTGATGAATTGTTCTATCAACAGAGAAGAGGTTCTGAGATACAAGAAtccagaaaacagaaggaaaaggcgGAGTGCTAAGAAGATGAAGTCTAGTCCTGAAGATCCCACAGAGAGAGAAGCGGAGGAAATCTATCACCCTGTCATGTGCACAGAGTGTTCAACTGAAGTGGCAGTCTATGACAAGGATGAAGTCTTTCACTTTTTCAATGTTTTAGCGAGCCATTCTTGA